CCTCGTCAAACCGATTGCCGGGAATCGGCACGTAACGTCCTCTTGACAACGCAAGCAGCCCCGCGCGTGAATGTCCCAACACTGTTCGGTATGACCGAACACGGGGATGGAGGACCCCGCCTCTTCAAGAGTCCGTCAGGGCAGGGGGGAGCAAGGAGGGCTGTTCGTTGCGGCGCAACACATTGACTGCCGAGCTGTTGGCCGAGTTCCTCGGCACCTTCACGCTGATCGTCTTCGGTTGCGGCGTGGTCGCCCACTTCGTGCTGCGCAACGCCGTCGGCGACCCGGCCCCGGGGGCCGCCAACACCTTCGGCGACTTCACCACCGTCAACTTCGCGTGGGGCTTCGGCGTGGTCATGGGGGTGTACGTGGCCGGGGGGGTGAGCGGCGCGCATATCAACCCGGCGGTGACCACCTCCCTGGCCCTGCGGCGGGGGTTCCCCTGGGGGAAGGTCGGCCCCTACATCGTCGCCCAGGTCGCCGGGGCGTTCGTCGCCGCCCTGCTGATCCGGTGGAACTTCTACGAGTGGTTCAACCAGGTCGACCCGGGCAAGACCTTCGCCACCCAGGGCGTCTACTCGACCTCACCGGGGCCGGGGCTGTCGGTCCTGGGCGGGCTCCGCAGCGAGATCATCGGCACGGCCGTCCTGGTGATGCTGGTCCTGGCCATCACCGACGCCCGCAACACCGCCCCGGGGGCGAACATGGCCCCGTTCATCATCGGCCTGGCGGTGGTCGTGATCGGCATGAGCCTGGGCGCCCTGTCGGGGTACGCCATCAACCCGGCCCGTGACTTCGGGCCGCGGCTGGCCTCGCTGGTCACCGGCTGGTCGACCGCCCTGAAGGAGCCCGGCGGGAGCTACTACTTCTGGGTGCCGATCATCGGACCGCTGATCGGCGGGGCGATCGGGGCCTACGTCTACGACTTCTTCATCGGCAACTCCCTGCCCATCGAAGCGGAGGTCGGCGAGACGGTCGAGGACCCGGACACCGGCCGTCCGGTGGAACAGCGCCCCGAAGCAACCTAGCCGCCCAACGGGTGAAACGGGGACGGCGCCGACAGCGGCGCCGTCCCCGCCCGACCGACTCCCCCACCCCGTACGCGACAGGAGGC
The sequence above is drawn from the Actinomycetota bacterium genome and encodes:
- a CDS encoding MIP/aquaporin family protein, with product MRRNTLTAELLAEFLGTFTLIVFGCGVVAHFVLRNAVGDPAPGAANTFGDFTTVNFAWGFGVVMGVYVAGGVSGAHINPAVTTSLALRRGFPWGKVGPYIVAQVAGAFVAALLIRWNFYEWFNQVDPGKTFATQGVYSTSPGPGLSVLGGLRSEIIGTAVLVMLVLAITDARNTAPGANMAPFIIGLAVVVIGMSLGALSGYAINPARDFGPRLASLVTGWSTALKEPGGSYYFWVPIIGPLIGGAIGAYVYDFFIGNSLPIEAEVGETVEDPDTGRPVEQRPEAT